One Catharus ustulatus isolate bCatUst1 chromosome 2, bCatUst1.pri.v2, whole genome shotgun sequence genomic window carries:
- the LOC116992448 gene encoding carbonyl reductase [NADPH] 1-like, whose protein sequence is MSGVPVAVVTGSNKGIGLAIVRALCKQFPGDVYLTSRDPARGQAAVAELQQEGLQPLFHQLDIDDLQSIRALRDFLKDKYGGLNVLVNNAGIAFKVNDTAPFAVQAEVTMKTNFFGTRNVCTELLPIMKPYGRVVNVSSMVSCKALERCSQQLQQKFRSDTITEDELVQLMNKFVEDVKKNIHEKEGWPNTAYGVSKIGVTVLSRIHARLLNEQRKGEHILLNACCPGWVRTDMAGPKATKSPEEGAETPVYLALLPSNVDAPHGQYVSEKTVHPW, encoded by the exons ATGTCCGGCGTGCCAGTGGCTGTGGTGACAGGATCCAACAAAGGGATTGGCTTGGCCATCGTGCGGGCCCTGTGCAAACAATTCCCGGGGGATGTGTACCTGACATCCCGGGATCCTGCCCGAGGCCAGGCTGCCGtggctgagctccagcaggaggggctgcagccactTTTCCACCAGCTGGACATCGACGACCTGCAGAGCATCCGAGCACTCCGGGACTTCCTGAAGGACAAGTATGGAGGGCTCAACGTGCTGGTGAACAACGCTGGCATCGCTTTCAAAG TTAATGACACTGCTCCATTTGCAGTCCAAGCTGAGGTTACAATGAAGACAAACTTTTTTGGAACCAGGAATGTTTGCACAGAATTGCTGCCTATTATGAAGCCTTATG gcCGGGTGGTGAATGTGTCCAGCATGGTGAGCTGCAAGGCCCTGGAGcgctgcagccagcagctgcagcagaaattcCGCAGTGACACCATCACTGAGGATGAGCTGGTGCAGCTCATGAACAAATTCGTGGAAGATGTCAAGAAAAACATCCATGAGAAAGAGGGATGGCCAAACACTGCCTATGGGGTGTCCAAAATCGGGGTCACTGTCCTGTCCAGGATCCACGCGCGGCTGTTGAACgagcagaggaaaggagagcaCATCCTCCTCAatgcctgctgccctggctgggtgaGGACAGACATGGCAGGTCCCAAAGCCACCAAATCCCCAGAGGAGGGGGCTGAGACCCCTGTTTATTTGGCCCTTTTGCCTTCCAATGTTGATGCTCCTCATGGCCAATATGTCAGTGAGAAAACTGTCCATCCTtggtga
- the SETD4 gene encoding SET domain-containing protein 4 isoform X1 translates to MKKSRGRTGRRRRRKHSKRFMDGVNCSHKLEYIKLKKWLKERGFEDNNLRPAEFWGTGRGLMTTKALQAGDLIIALPEKCLLTTGTVLSSCLGGYIVKWKPPVSPLLALCTFLIAEKHAGEKSPWKPYLDVLPKTYTCSACLDPDVINLLPKPLKKKAQEQKKMIQELFRSSKAFFSSLQPLFAENTGTIFNYSALEWAWCTINTRTIYMEHPHRECFSLEPDVYALAPYLDLLNHSPNVQVKAAFNEQTRSYEIWTNSQCRKSQEVFICYGPHDNQRLLLEYGFVAMDNPHSSVYVSPDTLLKYFSPLDKQIKAKVSILKDHDYLENLSFGWEGPSWRLLTALKVLSLGAEQFPCWRRILLGDVPSARNEQQALGTAAKICHFLIEETQHVLLQISQLKRDKENLQPQLALVEMLRSEDLRILQKSAEILCNLNSATT, encoded by the exons atgaagaaaagcagaggtcGGACAGGTcgaaggagaagaagaaaacactCAAAGAGATTTATGGATGGAG tcAACTGCAGTCACAAACTGGAATACATTAAACTTAAGAAGTGGCTGAAAGAGAGAGGATTTGAAGACAATAACCTAAGGCCAGCAGAGTTCTGGG GGACAGGAAGAGGATTGATGACAACAAAAGCTCTTCAG GCAGGAGATCTGATTATTGCCTTGCCTGAGAAGTGTTTGCTCACCACGGGCACCgtcctcagcagctgcttgggAGGATACATTGTGAA ATGGAAGCCCCCTGTGTCTCCTTTGCTGGCACTGTGCACGTTTTTGATAGCAGAGAAACATGCTGGGGAGAAATCTCCATGGAAGCCCTACCTGGATGTTCTACCCAAGACTTACACTTGCTCTGCTTGTTTGGACCCTGATGTAATAAATCTTCTCCCAAAACCCTTAAAAAAGAAGGCTCAGGAGCAAAAAAAGATGATCCAAGAGCTGTTCAGATCTTCCAAagctttcttctcttccctgcagcCTTTATTTGCTGAGAACACAGGaactatttttaattacagtgcTTTGGAGTGGGCTTGGTGCACTATAAATACCAGGACAATCTACATGGAACACCCACACAGGGAATGTTTTTCCCTGGAGCCAGATGTTTATGCATTGGCACCATATTTAGATTTGCTAAACCACAGCCCAAATGTTCAG GTCAAGGCTGCGTTTAATGAGCAGACGAGGAGCTACGAAATTTGGACAAATTCACAGTGCAGAAAATCCCAGGAGGTTTTTATCTGCTATGGACCTCATGATAatcagaggctgctgctggaatatGGATTTGTTGCCATGGACAATCCTCACAGCAGTGTTTATGTCTCACCAG ATACTCTCCTCAAATATTTCTCACCACTGGACAAACAGATAAAAGCCAaagtttccattttaaaagatCATGATTACCTAGA GAACCTGAGCTTTGGATGGGAGGGACCCTCCTGGAGACTCCTCACAGCCCTCAAGGTGCTGAGTCTGGGAGCAGAGCAATT TCCCTGCTGGAGGAGGATCCTGCTTGGTGATGTCCCTTCAGCCAGGAATGAACAGCAGGCTTTGGGTACAGCAGCAAAAATTTGTCACTTTTTAATAGAGGAGACCCAGCATGTCCTTCTCCAG ATTTCCCAGCTGAAAAGGGACAAAGAGAACCTCCAACCCCAGCTGGCTTTGGTGGAAATGCTGCGCTCAGAAGACCTCAGGATCCTTCAAAAATCAGCTGAGATCCTTTGCAACTTGAATTCAGCAACAACTTga
- the SETD4 gene encoding SET domain-containing protein 4 isoform X2 — MTTKALQAGDLIIALPEKCLLTTGTVLSSCLGGYIVKWKPPVSPLLALCTFLIAEKHAGEKSPWKPYLDVLPKTYTCSACLDPDVINLLPKPLKKKAQEQKKMIQELFRSSKAFFSSLQPLFAENTGTIFNYSALEWAWCTINTRTIYMEHPHRECFSLEPDVYALAPYLDLLNHSPNVQVKAAFNEQTRSYEIWTNSQCRKSQEVFICYGPHDNQRLLLEYGFVAMDNPHSSVYVSPDTLLKYFSPLDKQIKAKVSILKDHDYLENLSFGWEGPSWRLLTALKVLSLGAEQFPCWRRILLGDVPSARNEQQALGTAAKICHFLIEETQHVLLQISQLKRDKENLQPQLALVEMLRSEDLRILQKSAEILCNLNSATT, encoded by the exons ATGACAACAAAAGCTCTTCAG GCAGGAGATCTGATTATTGCCTTGCCTGAGAAGTGTTTGCTCACCACGGGCACCgtcctcagcagctgcttgggAGGATACATTGTGAA ATGGAAGCCCCCTGTGTCTCCTTTGCTGGCACTGTGCACGTTTTTGATAGCAGAGAAACATGCTGGGGAGAAATCTCCATGGAAGCCCTACCTGGATGTTCTACCCAAGACTTACACTTGCTCTGCTTGTTTGGACCCTGATGTAATAAATCTTCTCCCAAAACCCTTAAAAAAGAAGGCTCAGGAGCAAAAAAAGATGATCCAAGAGCTGTTCAGATCTTCCAAagctttcttctcttccctgcagcCTTTATTTGCTGAGAACACAGGaactatttttaattacagtgcTTTGGAGTGGGCTTGGTGCACTATAAATACCAGGACAATCTACATGGAACACCCACACAGGGAATGTTTTTCCCTGGAGCCAGATGTTTATGCATTGGCACCATATTTAGATTTGCTAAACCACAGCCCAAATGTTCAG GTCAAGGCTGCGTTTAATGAGCAGACGAGGAGCTACGAAATTTGGACAAATTCACAGTGCAGAAAATCCCAGGAGGTTTTTATCTGCTATGGACCTCATGATAatcagaggctgctgctggaatatGGATTTGTTGCCATGGACAATCCTCACAGCAGTGTTTATGTCTCACCAG ATACTCTCCTCAAATATTTCTCACCACTGGACAAACAGATAAAAGCCAaagtttccattttaaaagatCATGATTACCTAGA GAACCTGAGCTTTGGATGGGAGGGACCCTCCTGGAGACTCCTCACAGCCCTCAAGGTGCTGAGTCTGGGAGCAGAGCAATT TCCCTGCTGGAGGAGGATCCTGCTTGGTGATGTCCCTTCAGCCAGGAATGAACAGCAGGCTTTGGGTACAGCAGCAAAAATTTGTCACTTTTTAATAGAGGAGACCCAGCATGTCCTTCTCCAG ATTTCCCAGCTGAAAAGGGACAAAGAGAACCTCCAACCCCAGCTGGCTTTGGTGGAAATGCTGCGCTCAGAAGACCTCAGGATCCTTCAAAAATCAGCTGAGATCCTTTGCAACTTGAATTCAGCAACAACTTga